A genome region from Rhodopseudomonas boonkerdii includes the following:
- the cysT gene encoding sulfate ABC transporter permease subunit CysT, whose product MGLTLTWLSLLILIPLAGLFVKTSELGFSQFIDTVTSRRTLHALQISFGLAFAAALVNLVAGLVVVWALVRYRFPGRRIFDAIVDIPFALPTAVAGIALTTLFAQNGWLGAPLASLGIKVAFTPIGIFLAMVFIGIPFVVRTVQPVLIDLDTEIEEAAACLGATRWQTVTRVIIPSLTPAILTGFALAFARAVGEYGSVIFIAGNLPNVSEIAPLLIVIRLSEFRYADATAIAVVMLVASFIIIFLLNRLQRWAQTRALAAS is encoded by the coding sequence ATGGGGTTGACCCTGACGTGGCTTTCGCTGCTGATCCTGATTCCGCTGGCCGGTCTGTTCGTGAAGACGAGCGAGCTCGGCTTCTCGCAGTTCATTGACACCGTCACCAGTCGCCGCACCTTGCATGCGCTGCAGATTTCGTTCGGCCTCGCGTTCGCCGCTGCGTTGGTTAATCTTGTCGCCGGCCTCGTCGTCGTCTGGGCGCTGGTACGCTACCGTTTTCCGGGCCGCCGGATCTTCGATGCTATCGTCGATATCCCCTTTGCATTGCCAACGGCGGTGGCGGGCATCGCACTGACCACGCTGTTTGCACAGAATGGATGGCTCGGCGCGCCGTTGGCCTCGCTCGGCATCAAGGTGGCCTTTACGCCGATCGGCATCTTTCTCGCCATGGTGTTCATCGGCATTCCGTTCGTCGTGCGCACGGTGCAACCGGTGCTGATCGATCTCGATACAGAGATCGAGGAGGCGGCCGCCTGCCTGGGGGCAACGCGCTGGCAGACCGTGACGCGTGTCATCATCCCGAGTCTGACGCCGGCGATCTTGACCGGCTTTGCCCTCGCCTTCGCCCGTGCGGTCGGAGAATATGGCTCCGTCATCTTCATCGCAGGCAATCTGCCGAATGTCTCGGAAATCGCGCCGCTGCTGATCGTGATCCGGTTATCCGAATTCCGCTATGCCGACGCCACCGCGATCGCGGTCGTGATGCTGGTGGCGTCGTTTATCATCATTTTCCTGCTCAACCGGCTGCAGCGTTGGGCACAAACACGCGCGCTCGCAGCGAGTTGA
- a CDS encoding sulfate ABC transporter substrate-binding protein, whose product MIRRFAIAAASLLWASSAFAADVTLLNVSYDPTRELYVDFNKAFAAVYQKETGKSIEIKQSHGGSGAQARSVIDGLQADVVTLALAYDIDAVANKGLTAKDWQKRLPQNASPYTSTIVFLVRKGNPKAIKDWDDLIKSGVSVITPNPKTSGGARWNYLGAWGYALKKYGSQDKAREFVGNIFKNVPVLDTGARGSTITFVQRGVGDVLLAWENEAYLALAEFGKDKFEIVTPSISILAEPPVAVVDTVVDKKGTKAAAEAYLKYWYTKEGQEIAGRNFYRPRDAEIAKKFEANFAKVDLFTIDDVFGGWTKAQSEHFAEGGVFDKIYKN is encoded by the coding sequence ATGATCCGTCGCTTCGCCATCGCCGCTGCATCGCTGCTATGGGCCAGCTCAGCTTTTGCCGCCGATGTCACGCTGCTGAACGTGTCCTACGATCCGACGCGCGAACTCTATGTCGATTTCAACAAGGCTTTTGCTGCGGTGTATCAGAAGGAAACCGGCAAGAGCATCGAGATCAAGCAATCGCATGGCGGCTCGGGCGCACAGGCCCGCTCGGTCATCGATGGCCTTCAGGCCGATGTCGTGACGCTGGCGCTTGCCTATGATATCGATGCGGTAGCCAACAAGGGGTTGACGGCGAAGGACTGGCAGAAGCGATTGCCGCAGAATGCCTCGCCCTATACCTCGACCATCGTGTTCCTGGTGCGCAAGGGCAACCCGAAGGCAATCAAGGACTGGGACGACCTGATCAAGAGCGGCGTCAGCGTCATCACGCCGAATCCCAAGACCTCGGGCGGTGCCCGCTGGAATTATCTCGGCGCTTGGGGGTATGCGCTGAAGAAATACGGTTCGCAGGACAAGGCGAGGGAATTCGTCGGCAATATCTTCAAGAATGTGCCCGTGCTCGACACTGGCGCGCGCGGCTCGACCATTACGTTCGTTCAGCGCGGCGTCGGTGACGTGCTGCTGGCCTGGGAGAACGAGGCCTATCTGGCGCTGGCCGAATTCGGCAAGGACAAGTTCGAAATCGTTACGCCGTCGATCTCGATTCTCGCCGAGCCGCCGGTCGCGGTGGTCGATACGGTGGTCGACAAGAAGGGAACCAAAGCGGCCGCCGAGGCCTATCTGAAATACTGGTACACGAAGGAAGGCCAGGAAATCGCCGGCCGCAATTTCTATCGCCCGCGCGACGCGGAAATTGCGAAGAAGTTCGAAGCAAATTTTGCTAAGGTAGATCTGTTCACCATCGATGATGTGTTCGGCGGCTGGACCAAGGCGCAAAGCGAGCACTTCGCCGAAGGCGGCGTGTTCGACAAGATCTACAAGAACTGA
- a CDS encoding DUF934 domain-containing protein, which translates to MPLVKKGAIVADSFVHVADDSALPVEGAALIPATRFLEDPGGLAARNAPTGVIWPNNRDLDELVPYLEKLAVVALVFPTFRDGRAYSQARLLRERYGYKGELRAIGQVLRDQFVLMLRAGFDAFEVKKEADAEAFAATVKRYTVFYQPTGDGRVTALHRRMQARHAANVQ; encoded by the coding sequence ATGCCACTCGTTAAGAAAGGCGCCATCGTTGCCGACAGCTTCGTCCACGTGGCCGATGACAGCGCGCTTCCGGTGGAGGGTGCAGCGCTGATTCCGGCGACGCGGTTTCTCGAAGATCCGGGCGGGCTGGCCGCGCGCAACGCGCCGACCGGCGTCATCTGGCCGAACAATCGCGATCTCGACGAACTCGTGCCTTACCTTGAGAAGCTTGCTGTCGTCGCGCTGGTGTTTCCAACCTTTCGCGATGGGCGTGCCTATAGCCAGGCACGGCTCCTGCGCGAGCGTTACGGCTACAAGGGCGAGTTGCGGGCCATCGGCCAGGTATTGCGCGACCAGTTCGTGCTGATGCTGCGTGCCGGCTTCGATGCGTTCGAAGTGAAGAAGGAGGCCGATGCTGAAGCCTTTGCAGCGACAGTGAAGCGTTACACGGTGTTCTATCAACCGACCGGCGATGGCCGCGTCACGGCGCTGCACCGGCGCATGCAGGCGCGTCACGCGGCGAATGTTCAGTAA
- a CDS encoding nitrite/sulfite reductase, with translation MYAYDEIDRTLVNERVAEFRDQVKRRLSGELTEDEFKMLRLMNGVYLQLHAYMLRVAIPYGTLSSPQMRKLAHVARRYDRGYGHFTTRQNIQFNWIKLADLPDALEELASVGIHAMQTSGNCVRNVTTDQWAGVAPGEVEDPRIWAETLRQYSTMHPEFTYLPRKFKIAITAADHDRAAIRVHDIGLRIHRNEAGETGFEVLVGGGLGRTPFIGKVIKPFVAGRDILSYVEAILRVYNQYGRRDNIYKARIKILVHELGIEKFSAEVEEEWQAMRHSALELDDEVVADIRSRFSYPDYEKLPDAPDELLAASADPHFERWLKNSVAPHQRPGYAIVTLSLKPVGAPPGDATADQLDAVADLAEKYSFGEIRVGHEQNLALPNVAKRDLPALWRQLDKLGLATPNVNLITDIIACPGLDYCSLANARAIPIAQELTRRFANHDIAEMIGRLHINISGCINACGHHHVGHIGILGVEKNNEEFYQITIGGRADEGAVVGTLIGPAVPYDDVANVIEDIVEAYLALRARPDELFYQTVERLGVEPFKERVYATR, from the coding sequence ATGTATGCTTATGATGAAATCGATCGTACGCTCGTCAACGAGCGGGTCGCCGAATTCCGCGATCAGGTGAAGCGCCGTCTGTCCGGTGAACTGACCGAAGACGAATTCAAGATGCTGCGGTTGATGAACGGCGTGTATCTTCAGCTGCACGCCTATATGCTCCGCGTCGCCATTCCCTATGGCACGCTGTCGTCGCCGCAGATGCGCAAGCTTGCGCATGTGGCGCGGCGCTATGACCGCGGCTATGGTCACTTCACTACGCGGCAGAACATCCAGTTCAACTGGATCAAGCTCGCCGATCTGCCCGATGCGCTGGAAGAACTCGCGTCGGTCGGCATCCATGCGATGCAGACGTCGGGCAATTGTGTGCGCAACGTCACCACCGATCAATGGGCGGGTGTGGCGCCGGGCGAGGTCGAGGATCCCCGCATCTGGGCCGAGACGCTGCGGCAATACTCGACCATGCATCCGGAATTCACCTATCTTCCGCGCAAGTTCAAAATCGCCATCACAGCGGCGGATCATGATCGCGCAGCGATCAGGGTGCATGACATCGGCTTGCGTATCCATCGCAATGAGGCCGGCGAGACCGGGTTCGAAGTGCTGGTCGGTGGCGGACTCGGCCGTACGCCGTTCATCGGCAAGGTGATCAAGCCGTTCGTGGCAGGCCGCGACATCCTCAGCTATGTCGAGGCGATCCTGCGCGTCTACAATCAGTATGGCCGCCGCGACAATATCTACAAGGCGCGCATCAAGATCCTCGTGCATGAACTCGGCATCGAGAAGTTTTCTGCGGAGGTCGAAGAGGAATGGCAGGCGATGCGCCATAGCGCGCTGGAGCTCGACGACGAAGTGGTTGCCGATATCCGCTCGCGCTTCAGCTATCCGGATTACGAGAAACTCCCGGATGCGCCTGACGAATTGCTGGCGGCTTCAGCCGATCCGCATTTCGAGCGCTGGCTGAAGAACTCCGTCGCGCCGCACCAGCGGCCCGGCTATGCCATCGTCACGCTTTCCCTGAAGCCCGTGGGCGCCCCCCCTGGCGACGCCACCGCGGATCAGCTCGACGCCGTCGCCGATCTTGCGGAAAAATATTCCTTCGGCGAAATCCGCGTCGGCCATGAGCAGAACCTTGCGCTGCCGAATGTCGCCAAGCGCGATTTGCCGGCATTGTGGCGACAGCTCGACAAGCTCGGCCTGGCGACTCCGAATGTGAACCTGATCACCGATATCATCGCGTGTCCCGGCCTCGACTATTGCTCGCTTGCCAATGCGCGCGCGATCCCGATCGCGCAGGAACTCACGCGCCGTTTCGCCAATCACGACATTGCGGAAATGATCGGCCGGCTGCACATCAATATCTCCGGCTGCATCAATGCGTGCGGCCATCACCATGTCGGCCACATCGGCATTCTCGGCGTGGAGAAAAACAACGAGGAATTCTACCAGATCACCATCGGCGGCCGCGCGGATGAGGGGGCGGTGGTCGGCACGTTGATCGGACCGGCGGTGCCCTACGATGATGTGGCGAACGTCATCGAGGACATCGTCGAAGCCTATCTGGCGCTGCGAGCCCGGCCGGATGAATTGTTCTATCAGACCGTCGAACGTCTCGGCGTCGAGCCGTTCAAGGAGCGTGTTTATGCCACTCGTTAA
- a CDS encoding DUF2849 domain-containing protein gives MTSPLQQKIKITGPSVVTANRTWDGVVIYRDTSKGWTPDLALAAIVRTADDARALLAESAADDLGAIGAYIAPVIVKADGAVEPGNLRERIRRKGVTIDLPVPA, from the coding sequence ATGACCTCTCCACTGCAACAGAAAATCAAGATCACCGGCCCATCGGTGGTGACTGCCAATCGAACCTGGGATGGCGTTGTGATCTATCGCGACACCAGCAAAGGCTGGACGCCTGATCTTGCTCTGGCGGCCATCGTGCGCACCGCCGATGATGCACGTGCGTTGCTCGCCGAGTCCGCGGCCGATGATCTCGGTGCCATCGGCGCCTATATCGCCCCGGTGATCGTCAAGGCAGACGGCGCCGTCGAGCCCGGCAATCTGCGCGAGCGCATTCGCCGCAAGGGCGTCACCATCGATCTGCCGGTTCCGGCCTGA